A single Candidatus Amarolinea dominans DNA region contains:
- a CDS encoding DUF4332 domain-containing protein codes for MKVRMTELRGITTDLHSSLREHGMKDSDQLLDVGRTLVGRKELASKTGADPKYILELVNRADLARIRGIGSAYSNLLEEAGVDTVKELATRRADNLFAKLLEVNAAKKLVGRTPTQQMVQDWVNQAKELPKFVEY; via the coding sequence ATGAAAGTGCGCATGACAGAGTTACGTGGTATTACGACTGACCTGCATAGCAGCCTGCGTGAGCATGGAATGAAGGATAGTGACCAACTGCTGGATGTTGGTCGTACGCTGGTCGGCCGCAAGGAATTGGCCAGCAAGACCGGTGCGGATCCCAAGTATATTTTGGAATTGGTGAATCGCGCGGACCTGGCTCGTATCCGGGGTATTGGCTCTGCCTACTCCAATTTGCTCGAAGAGGCTGGTGTGGACACCGTCAAAGAACTGGCTACTCGTCGAGCAGACAACCTGTTTGCCAAGCTGCTGGAAGTGAACGCGGCCAAGAAATTGGTGGGTCGCACTCCCACCCAGCAGATGGTACAGGACTGGGTCAACCAGGCTAAGGAACTGCCCAAGTTCGTCGAGTATTGA
- a CDS encoding undecaprenyl-phosphate glucose phosphotransferase, producing MKRSQFTLVVVMITMDTLMTIVAFLLAHRLRMAIAGDSVGPVVNYLPILPLQIASILIVFLMQRLYYRRHNAPYLDEFYTLFGAVSIATLMSVAFTSLLFRDQIDYHRWMMIYLWALTLLLVTLGRILVTRALRLLQARGIGQGRVLLIGTGDAGRMILQKILHTPNLGYHIVGVVDSNVSAAPVEAVPLLGTPADIPQIIEDYRVDEVIVALPEASHQEILGIVSMCEREKVSIRVFPDVFQIMANEVSISDFGGLPLLTVRDVALRGWKLALKRTVDVVGASLTLLFISPVMMLTALLIKLESPGPVFYVQERMGLDAKPFPMLKFRSMRADAETNGPGWTVKNDPRRTRFGAIIRRISLDELPQFINVLVGDMSLVGPRPERPVYVEQFRQRIPRYMDRHREKAGLTGWAQVNGLRGDTSVVERTKYDVWYIENWSLALDFKIMIQTVLNAARRNNNAY from the coding sequence ATGAAGCGTTCACAGTTCACGCTGGTCGTGGTGATGATCACCATGGACACCTTAATGACCATAGTGGCCTTCTTGTTGGCCCACCGTCTGCGCATGGCCATCGCGGGGGATAGCGTCGGCCCCGTAGTCAACTATCTGCCCATCCTGCCACTGCAAATCGCCAGCATCCTGATCGTTTTTCTCATGCAGCGGCTCTACTACCGGCGTCACAACGCGCCTTACCTGGACGAATTCTACACCCTCTTTGGCGCCGTTTCCATTGCGACGCTGATGAGCGTCGCGTTTACCTCGCTCCTCTTCCGCGATCAGATTGACTACCATCGCTGGATGATGATCTATCTGTGGGCTTTGACCCTGCTCCTCGTCACCCTGGGCCGCATCCTGGTGACACGCGCCCTGCGCCTATTGCAGGCGCGTGGCATCGGTCAAGGCCGGGTCCTCCTGATCGGAACCGGGGATGCGGGGCGCATGATCCTGCAAAAGATTCTACACACGCCCAACCTGGGCTATCACATCGTCGGCGTGGTGGATTCCAACGTCAGCGCCGCGCCCGTGGAGGCAGTGCCGCTGTTGGGCACACCGGCCGACATTCCACAGATCATCGAAGACTATCGCGTGGATGAGGTGATTGTGGCGTTGCCCGAAGCCAGTCATCAGGAAATCCTGGGCATTGTCTCGATGTGTGAGCGCGAAAAAGTGAGTATCCGGGTCTTCCCCGATGTCTTCCAGATCATGGCCAATGAGGTCAGTATCAGCGACTTTGGTGGCCTGCCGCTCTTGACCGTGCGCGATGTGGCGCTGCGCGGTTGGAAATTGGCGCTCAAACGCACGGTTGACGTTGTCGGCGCCAGCTTGACGTTGCTCTTTATTTCGCCCGTGATGATGTTGACCGCTCTGCTCATCAAGCTGGAATCGCCCGGCCCGGTGTTCTATGTGCAGGAGCGCATGGGCCTGGATGCCAAACCGTTCCCCATGCTCAAGTTCCGCTCCATGCGCGCCGATGCCGAGACCAATGGCCCAGGGTGGACGGTGAAGAACGACCCGCGCCGCACCCGCTTTGGGGCGATCATCCGGCGCATCTCGCTCGATGAGCTGCCGCAGTTCATCAATGTCCTGGTCGGCGACATGAGCCTGGTTGGTCCACGACCGGAGCGGCCGGTGTATGTGGAGCAGTTCCGTCAGCGCATCCCGCGCTACATGGACCGCCACCGTGAGAAGGCCGGCCTCACCGGTTGGGCGCAAGTCAACGGCCTGCGCGGGGATACGTCCGTGGTGGAGCGCACCAAGTACGACGTCTGGTATATCGAAAATTGGTCACTGGCGTTGGACTTCAAGATCATGATCCAGACGGTTCTCAATGCCGCGCGTCGCAACAACAACGCCTATTGA
- a CDS encoding glycosyltransferase family 2 protein: MLDLAIIIVNYNTCALLRDCLNSVFASEGDTSYRVCVVDNASADGSVDMVRREFPQVDLIASPVNGGYPYGNNVGLRHLGFHDQATDGVSMAPRFALLLNPDTIVPPTALADMLAFCEARPDCGVAGPKLLRPDGSLDLACRRSFPTPAVSFYRMVGLSKLFPRSPHFGRYNLTYLSPDVVTELDSVVGAFMLVRGAAIAQVGLLDETFFMYGEDLDWAFRIKEAGWKVWYNPAVTVLHYKEAASQHSDKARHEFYRAMAIFYRKHYAAQTAWPIHILVLGGITLRGALAMAGRRFKAWRQRRPHAARTSEQAGA, from the coding sequence ATGCTCGATTTAGCCATCATCATCGTCAACTACAATACATGCGCGCTGCTACGTGACTGCCTGAACTCCGTCTTTGCCAGCGAGGGCGATACTTCATACCGGGTGTGCGTGGTTGACAACGCGTCAGCGGATGGCAGTGTGGACATGGTGCGCCGCGAGTTCCCGCAGGTTGATCTGATCGCCAGCCCGGTGAATGGCGGCTATCCCTACGGCAACAACGTCGGCCTGCGTCACCTGGGGTTTCATGACCAGGCAACCGACGGCGTCAGCATGGCGCCACGCTTTGCTCTTCTGCTCAACCCTGACACCATCGTCCCGCCAACTGCGCTGGCTGACATGCTGGCCTTTTGCGAGGCGCGGCCTGACTGTGGCGTGGCCGGGCCAAAACTCCTGCGGCCGGATGGCAGCCTTGACCTGGCCTGCCGGCGCTCGTTCCCCACACCGGCCGTTTCGTTCTATCGCATGGTGGGCCTCAGCAAACTCTTCCCTCGCAGCCCGCACTTTGGCCGCTACAACCTGACCTACCTCAGCCCCGATGTCGTCACCGAGCTTGATTCTGTCGTGGGCGCGTTCATGCTGGTGCGCGGCGCGGCGATCGCCCAGGTGGGCCTGCTGGACGAAACGTTTTTCATGTATGGCGAGGACCTTGACTGGGCCTTTCGGATCAAAGAGGCGGGTTGGAAGGTGTGGTACAATCCGGCGGTGACCGTCCTGCACTATAAAGAAGCAGCCAGCCAACACAGCGACAAGGCACGCCATGAATTTTATCGCGCCATGGCCATCTTCTACCGCAAGCACTATGCGGCGCAGACCGCCTGGCCCATACATATCCTGGTGCTCGGGGGAATAACGCTGCGTGGCGCCCTGGCTATGGCCGGACGCAGATTCAAGGCCTGGCGCCAACGTCGCCCACACGCGGCCCGCACGTCGGAACAGGCAGGAGCATAA
- a CDS encoding glycosyltransferase, which translates to MRNRGQIAIPAATARGRASGLFDFLDTFVTQQLVSVIATVLNEGDAVRRLLDSLLAQTHPADEIIIVDGGSQDNTVAILRAYQDRLPLRILVEPGCNISQGRNRAIAAARHEIIASTDAGVWLEAGWLAALLAPFAQPGAADGAPVEVVAGFFQPDATTPFEIALGATVLPALTDIAPSTFLPSSRSVAFTRAAWQRAGGYPEWLDYCEDLIFDFRLREVAGPFAWAPQAVAHFRPRSTLTAFFRQYYRYARGDGKADLWRRRHAIRYATYLIALPALLGHALWGRTARGAGWLGLLLGFVAYHRRPWQRLRVAWEPLTWPQRLLTLALVPVIRIVGDVAKMIGYPVGVRWRHDRRF; encoded by the coding sequence ATGCGCAACAGAGGTCAGATCGCCATTCCCGCCGCCACCGCGAGGGGACGGGCATCTGGCCTCTTTGATTTCCTGGACACCTTTGTGACCCAACAACTCGTCAGCGTCATTGCCACCGTGCTCAACGAAGGCGACGCGGTTCGCCGCTTGCTCGACAGTCTCCTGGCGCAAACCCATCCGGCCGATGAAATCATCATCGTGGACGGCGGTTCGCAGGACAACACCGTCGCCATTCTGCGCGCCTACCAGGATCGCCTGCCGCTGCGCATCCTGGTGGAGCCGGGCTGCAACATCAGCCAGGGGCGCAACCGTGCCATTGCCGCGGCCCGCCATGAGATCATCGCCTCCACCGATGCCGGGGTCTGGCTGGAAGCGGGCTGGCTGGCCGCCCTCCTGGCTCCCTTTGCCCAACCTGGCGCCGCAGATGGAGCGCCCGTGGAGGTGGTGGCCGGTTTTTTCCAACCCGACGCCACGACACCCTTCGAAATTGCCCTGGGCGCCACCGTCCTTCCTGCGCTGACCGACATCGCCCCGTCCACCTTCCTGCCTTCCAGCCGTTCGGTCGCGTTCACGCGGGCAGCCTGGCAGCGAGCCGGCGGTTATCCTGAATGGCTGGACTACTGCGAGGACCTGATTTTCGACTTTCGCCTGCGTGAGGTGGCTGGCCCCTTTGCCTGGGCGCCGCAGGCCGTGGCGCACTTTCGGCCACGCAGCACCTTGACGGCTTTCTTCAGGCAGTACTACCGCTATGCCCGCGGGGATGGCAAGGCCGACCTTTGGCGCCGGCGCCATGCCATCCGCTACGCCACCTACCTGATCGCGCTGCCGGCCCTGCTCGGCCATGCCCTGTGGGGACGCACCGCGCGCGGCGCCGGCTGGTTGGGCCTGCTGCTCGGCTTTGTGGCCTATCACCGCCGCCCCTGGCAGCGCCTGCGCGTCGCGTGGGAACCGCTCACATGGCCGCAGCGTCTGCTGACGCTGGCACTTGTGCCGGTGATTCGGATTGTGGGTGATGTGGCCAAAATGATCGGTTATCCCGTTGGCGTCCGCTGGCGTCACGATCGCCGGTTTTGA
- the ugpC gene encoding sn-glycerol-3-phosphate ABC transporter ATP-binding protein UgpC — protein MASVTFEHVYKRWGDVTAVNDLSISVEDKEFLVFVGPSGCGKTTSLRLLAGLEEISDGTIKIGERVVNDVPPKDRDIAMVFQSYALYPHMSVYDNMAFGLKLRKMPKTEIDKRVKNAADILGILQLLDRKPKQLSGGQRQRVAVGRAIVREPKVFLFDEPLSNLDAKLRVQTRAQISKLHRQLGTTFIYVTHDQVEAMTMASRIAVMKDGLLLQIDSPQNLYDRPANVFVAGFIGSPSMNFFETTLVETDGKMVVDGGTFRLDIPGTRGEDMRKHKGQQVIFGIRPEDIHARGYQPQDISPAPLQADVDVTELMGNEIFLYLLSGKKQFVARVDPRTHTVAGDKIDVVFNMDNAHFFNPKTELALR, from the coding sequence ATGGCTAGTGTAACGTTCGAACATGTTTACAAACGATGGGGTGATGTCACCGCGGTCAACGACCTGAGCATCAGCGTCGAAGACAAGGAATTCCTCGTCTTCGTTGGCCCTTCGGGCTGTGGCAAGACAACCTCATTGCGCCTGCTCGCCGGTCTGGAAGAGATCAGCGATGGCACGATCAAGATCGGTGAGCGCGTCGTCAACGATGTGCCACCCAAAGACCGCGACATCGCGATGGTGTTCCAGAGCTACGCGCTCTATCCCCACATGAGCGTCTACGACAATATGGCCTTTGGCCTCAAACTGCGCAAGATGCCCAAGACCGAAATTGACAAGCGTGTCAAGAACGCGGCAGACATCCTGGGCATTCTGCAACTGCTCGACCGCAAACCCAAGCAACTCTCCGGCGGTCAGCGTCAGCGTGTGGCCGTTGGTCGCGCCATCGTGCGTGAGCCAAAGGTCTTCCTCTTCGATGAGCCGCTCTCCAACCTGGATGCCAAGCTGCGCGTGCAAACCCGTGCCCAGATCAGCAAGCTGCATCGCCAGTTGGGCACCACCTTCATCTATGTAACCCACGACCAGGTCGAGGCCATGACGATGGCCAGCCGCATCGCGGTCATGAAGGATGGGCTGCTGCTGCAGATTGACTCACCGCAGAACCTGTACGACCGACCGGCCAATGTCTTCGTGGCCGGCTTCATCGGCAGCCCCTCCATGAACTTCTTCGAGACCACGCTGGTGGAAACCGATGGTAAGATGGTCGTGGATGGCGGCACCTTCCGCCTGGATATTCCAGGCACTCGCGGCGAAGACATGCGCAAGCATAAAGGCCAACAGGTGATCTTCGGCATCCGCCCGGAGGACATTCACGCCCGCGGCTATCAGCCGCAGGATATCAGCCCGGCGCCGCTGCAGGCCGATGTGGATGTTACCGAACTGATGGGCAACGAAATTTTCCTTTACCTGCTCTCAGGCAAGAAGCAATTCGTCGCCCGCGTGGACCCGCGCACCCATACCGTGGCCGGTGATAAGATTGACGTTGTCTTCAACATGGACAACGCGCATTTCTTCAATCCCAAGACGGAACTCGCGCTGCGCTAA
- a CDS encoding ribonuclease D yields MSRRFVGSVQPAPQSAQLSLPPPIVIHTTAQLDTLLPQLLAAEAVAVDTEANSLFAYFHKVCLIQLSVRQPQGINGHDIGDYIIDPLAIELDLRPLAALFAAPQVLKIFHAAENDVLMLKRDYGFAFVNIFDTLWAARILGWPEVGLGAILEKQFDVIMDKRMQRANWGKRPLTRAQLAYARLDTHYLLDLRVRLAQELSQRGRLAEAQDAFASVTSIEYVHRPFDPDGFWRLRDARSLDGGRLAALRVAYLWREEKARMLDQPPFKVLSDQTLINLAERLPASLNELLTMSGFNEGFMRRFGADLVQAMQKAAAGPAPVAPKRAHQHLVRPDESAAARYEALRAWRTARAAARGVDADVVMTNEMLMVIARHAPTTLADLAACDGFGPAKQDLYGPEILTVLSHVP; encoded by the coding sequence ATGTCACGCCGTTTTGTCGGCTCTGTGCAGCCGGCGCCTCAATCAGCACAACTTAGCCTGCCGCCGCCGATCGTCATTCACACCACAGCCCAACTCGATACCTTGCTGCCACAGCTATTGGCTGCCGAGGCGGTGGCGGTTGACACCGAGGCCAACAGCCTCTTCGCTTATTTTCATAAGGTGTGCTTGATTCAACTGTCGGTGCGGCAGCCACAGGGGATCAATGGGCATGACATCGGCGATTATATCATTGACCCGCTCGCCATCGAGTTAGATCTGCGCCCGCTCGCGGCGCTGTTTGCGGCCCCGCAGGTGTTGAAGATTTTTCACGCCGCGGAGAACGATGTTCTCATGCTGAAGCGTGATTATGGGTTTGCGTTCGTCAATATCTTCGACACCTTATGGGCCGCCCGCATCCTCGGCTGGCCCGAAGTGGGGCTGGGCGCTATCCTGGAAAAACAGTTCGACGTGATCATGGACAAGCGCATGCAGCGCGCCAACTGGGGCAAGCGTCCCCTGACGCGTGCCCAATTGGCCTATGCGCGCCTGGACACCCACTACCTGCTCGATCTGCGCGTGCGCCTGGCGCAGGAATTGAGCCAGCGCGGGCGCCTGGCCGAAGCACAGGATGCCTTTGCCAGCGTCACCTCTATCGAATATGTGCATCGTCCTTTCGATCCTGACGGCTTTTGGCGGCTGCGCGATGCGCGTAGTTTGGACGGCGGCCGGCTGGCGGCCCTGCGCGTGGCCTACCTGTGGCGTGAGGAGAAGGCGCGCATGCTCGATCAGCCACCATTCAAGGTGCTGTCCGACCAGACGCTGATCAACCTGGCCGAACGCCTGCCCGCCTCACTCAACGAACTGTTGACGATGTCCGGCTTCAACGAAGGCTTCATGCGCCGTTTTGGCGCCGACCTGGTGCAGGCCATGCAGAAGGCTGCGGCCGGCCCCGCGCCGGTGGCGCCCAAGCGTGCCCATCAGCACCTGGTGCGGCCAGACGAAAGCGCCGCCGCCCGCTACGAGGCGTTGCGCGCCTGGCGCACCGCACGCGCAGCCGCGCGTGGCGTGGATGCCGATGTGGTCATGACCAACGAGATGCTGATGGTGATTGCCCGCCATGCCCCGACTACCCTGGCCGACCTGGCCGCGTGTGACGGTTTTGGTCCCGCCAAACAAGATCTGTACGGACCTGAAATTCTGACCGTGCTCAGCCATGTGCCCTGA
- a CDS encoding MBL fold metallo-hydrolase produces MRVTFHGAAQTVTGSMHLIEVNGQRLLLDCGLYQGARAETYARNLHFPFDPATIDAVILSHAHIDHAGNLPNLVKQGFRGAIWATPATRDLSVSMLQDSGHIQESDVEFVNKRRAREGQPPVEPLYTRADALATLKYFMTADYERPTQLLPGVIFTFFDAGHILGSAMVQLDCQEAGRTSRLVFSGDLGRKGLAILRDPARLTTADYVIMESTYGDRLHETPVEAQDHLATIIKQTFRRRGKIIVPAFAVGRTQELLYALYALTEEAEIPNLPVYIDSPLATNITEVFRLHPECYDAETRQLLDQAEGRGGPFGFKNLHYVREVKDSKALNFLRESAIIISASGMAETGRILHHLRNNIGDPNSTILFVGFQAENTLGRRLLDGVSPVRIFGEAHTVRATIERVEGFSAHGDRRDLLEWVGRMERPRLRQVFLVHGEPESANALADGIRQLGIANVAVPALHEGFELT; encoded by the coding sequence ATGCGAGTGACATTCCACGGCGCCGCGCAAACGGTGACCGGTTCTATGCATCTGATCGAAGTCAATGGCCAACGTTTGCTGTTGGACTGCGGACTTTACCAGGGCGCGCGCGCCGAAACTTACGCGCGCAACCTGCATTTTCCCTTCGACCCAGCCACGATTGACGCCGTCATCTTGTCGCATGCGCACATTGACCATGCCGGCAACCTGCCCAACCTGGTCAAGCAGGGTTTTCGCGGCGCAATCTGGGCCACGCCTGCGACGCGCGACCTGTCTGTTTCCATGCTGCAAGACAGCGGCCACATTCAGGAGAGCGACGTGGAGTTTGTCAATAAACGTCGCGCCCGCGAGGGGCAACCGCCGGTGGAACCGCTCTACACACGCGCCGACGCCCTGGCCACCCTCAAGTATTTCATGACGGCCGATTACGAGCGCCCAACCCAGCTGTTACCCGGCGTCATCTTCACATTCTTCGACGCCGGGCACATCCTTGGCTCGGCCATGGTGCAGTTGGACTGCCAGGAAGCCGGCCGCACCTCGCGCCTGGTCTTCTCCGGCGACCTCGGCCGCAAGGGCCTCGCCATTTTGCGTGATCCCGCGCGGCTGACGACGGCTGACTATGTGATTATGGAAAGCACGTACGGCGACCGTCTGCACGAAACGCCGGTCGAGGCCCAGGACCACCTGGCTACCATTATCAAGCAGACGTTTCGGCGGCGCGGCAAGATCATCGTGCCCGCGTTTGCCGTGGGCCGCACGCAGGAACTGCTCTATGCGCTCTACGCACTGACCGAAGAGGCTGAGATTCCCAATCTGCCGGTGTACATTGACAGCCCGCTGGCTACGAACATCACGGAGGTCTTCCGGTTGCACCCGGAGTGCTACGACGCCGAGACGCGGCAATTGCTCGATCAGGCCGAGGGGCGCGGCGGCCCCTTTGGCTTCAAGAACCTGCACTACGTACGTGAGGTCAAGGACTCCAAGGCGCTCAATTTCCTGCGTGAATCGGCCATCATCATCAGCGCGTCGGGCATGGCAGAAACGGGCCGCATCCTGCACCATTTGCGCAACAACATCGGCGACCCCAACAGCACCATTCTCTTTGTGGGTTTTCAGGCTGAGAACACCCTCGGCCGGCGCCTGTTGGATGGCGTCTCGCCGGTGCGCATTTTTGGCGAGGCCCACACGGTGCGCGCCACCATCGAACGTGTCGAGGGCTTCAGTGCGCATGGCGACCGGCGTGATCTGCTGGAGTGGGTTGGCCGCATGGAACGGCCGCGCCTGCGCCAGGTCTTCCTCGTGCATGGTGAACCGGAGTCGGCCAATGCCCTGGCCGATGGCATCCGCCAACTGGGTATCGCCAACGTCGCTGTGCCGGCCTTGCACGAAGGCTTCGAGCTGACATGA